One window of Vanessa atalanta chromosome 9, ilVanAtal1.2, whole genome shotgun sequence genomic DNA carries:
- the LOC125066611 gene encoding menin, which produces MSSLSEYKHIFPIDSIQKVCDLFEEQLRSSKEPDLALFSIIVGAVENNLTNVKNSDKDVNLASNKFVKMKFPSVEWDEVKTLYERFVSLMRSGVDAKLLSGDLATRDLVKRVADVVWNSLTRSYYKDRAHLQSIYSFLTGNKLDCFGVAFAVTAGCQVLGKNDVHLALSEDHAWVVFGKDGLNTAEVTWHGKGNEDKRGRSVGEGVLARSWLYVAGKPVVCTRIMELAALVSSINPTLTPTIDVHEVALMQHKLLWLLYDKGHLEAYPMALGNLGDLDEYMKIANNTEAPESSTINDEIGVIKSSNLRPDSASLYIQSIRSSRTHYEDRHVYPYTFQGGYYHRHKMYKEAFQAWACAGDVIRHYNYSRDDEEIYKEFSEIANELIPQLMKAESSGHSARSILKDPECFASLLRFYDGICQWEEGSQTPILHIGWAKPLVSTISKFDAEVRAQVNIICSPDNGEPTETTQKTDKTNANDEKDDSWNNNSENTEMTVREQLTAAVNSRPRVTLYSHKMAALKPLLLAERLNTHALQLQLTAQSQLQRPHLPAKRRDDEDHNPSAPTARAKRARRER; this is translated from the exons ATGTCTAGTTTATcagaatataaacatatatttcctATAGACAGTATTCAAAAAGTTTGTGATCTATTTGAAGAACAATTGCGTAGTAGTAAAGAACCGGATTTGGCATTGTTTTCTATCATTGTAGGCGCAGTTGAAAACAATCTAACAAATGTTAAAAACAGTGATAAAGATGTAAATTTGGcatcaaataaatttgtaaagatGAAATTTCCATCTGTGGAATGGGACGAAGTAAAAACTCTTTATGAGCGATTTGTATCTTTAATGCGTAGCGGCGTTGATGCGAAGTTACTAAGCGGTGACTTAGCCACTCGTGATTTGGTCAAAAGAGTAGCTGATGTCGTTTGGAATTCGTTAACACGAAGCTACTACAAAGACAGAGCCCACCTCCAGTCAATTTACAGCTTTTTGACAGGAAATAAATTGGACTGCTTTGGAGTTGCTTTTGCTGTAACTGCAGGCTGCCAAGTCTTAGGCAAAAATGATGTTCATCTTGCATTATCAGAAGATCATGCTTGGGTAGTCTTTGGAAAGGATGGATTAAATACAGCTGAA gtTACTTGGCATGGCAAAGGTAATGAGGACAAAAGAGGTAGATCAGTAGGAGAAGGGGTGCTTGCACGATCATGGCTATATGTAGCAGGCAAACCAGTTGTGTGCACCAGGATAATGGAGCTGGCTGCATTGGTTTCTTCCATAAACCCTACATTAACCCCCACAATTGATGTTCATGAAGTGGCACTCATGCAGCATAAACTGCTATGGTTACTTTATGATAAAG GTCATTTGGAAGCATATCCTATGGCTTTGGGTAATCTTGGAGACTTAGACGAGTATATGAAAATTGCCAATAATACAGAGGCTCCAGAAAGTTCAACAATTAATGATGAAATTGGAGTTATTAAATCAAGTAATTTAAGGCCAGATTCAGCTTCATTGTATATTCAATCAATTCGTTCTTCAAGAACGCATTATGAAGATCGTCATGTGTACCCATATACATTTCAAGGTGGCTATTATCATAGACACAAAATGTACAAGGAAGCCTTTCAAGCCTGGGCATGTGCTGGTGATGTCATAAGGCA TTACAACTACTCTAGAGATGATGAAGagatttataaagaattttctGAGATTGCAAATGAGCTAATACCTCAACTGATGAAAGCTGAGAGTTCAGGACATTCAGCTAGATCTATTTTAAAAGACCCAGAATGTTTTGCATCTCTTTTAAG gttttatgATGGTATTTGCCAATGGGAAGAGGGTAGTCAGACACCAATACTGCATATTGGTTGGGCAAAACCACTGGTGAGCACAATTTCTAAATTTGATGCAGAGGTAAGGGCACAAGTTAACATTATATGTAGTCCAGATAATGGTGAACCCACTGAGACAACCCAAAAGACAGATAAAACAAATGCCAATGATGAGAAGGATGACAGTTGGAATAATAATTCTGAAAATACTGAAATGACAGTAAGAGAACAGCTAACCGCCGCAGTTAATAGTAGACCGCGTGTTACGTTGTACAGCCACAAAATGGCAGCTCTTAAGCCATTATTATTAGCTGAAAGACTAAACACACATGCACTACAACTTCAATTGACAGCTCAAAGTCAATTACAAAGGCCTCATCTACCAGCAAAGCGACGAGATGATGAAGACCATAATCCATCAGCGCCCACAGCACGGGCAAAACGCGCTCGCCGAGAACgctaa
- the LOC125066417 gene encoding uncharacterized protein KIAA1143 homolog gives MNRKRNIAYIKPEDPPFLKVLKKEAGYDNVNHKFDKLENSEEDFVDDEESDLPQVVVLKKGDLTAEEAEAEKDKIKQIEAQTKADLSQKVIFKGKSSKKLKDDKVLSKKSSRSKNNQQQLLSFGDNDSDND, from the coding sequence atgaatagaaaGAGAAATATTGCTTATATTAAACCAGAAGATCCACCTTTTTTAAAAGTTCTAAAAAAAGAAGCTGGTTACGATAATGTTAATCATAAATTTGATAAACTTGAAAATTCTGAAGAAGATTTTGTCGATGATGAGGAGAGTGACTTACCACAAGTCGTTGTACTTAAGAAAGGAGATTTAACTGCCGAAGAAGCAGAGGCTGAGAAAGACAAAATCAAGCAAATAGAAGCACAAACGAAAGCAGACCTAAGCCAAAAGGTAATTTTTAAAGGGAAATCGAGTAAGAAATTAAAAGACGATAAAGTGTTATCAAAAAAGTCATCAAGATCAAAAAACAATCAACAACAACTATTGTCTTTTGGAGACAATGATTCTGATAATGattaa
- the LOC125066229 gene encoding exportin-1 — MATLEQQASKLLDFNQKLDITLLDNIVGCLYSTVGDQQRVAQDILTALKEHPDAWTRVDTILEYSQNQETKYYALQILEQVIQTRWKVLPRNQCEGIKKYIVGLIIKNSSDPVTMESNKVYLKKLNMILIQVLKREWPHNWETFISDIVGASKTNESLCQNNMVILKLLSEEVFVFSTGQLTQTKAKHLKDTMCSEFSQIFTLCQFVLENSQNAPLVDATLHTLLRFLNWIPLGYIFEMKLISTLIFKFLNVPMFRNVTLSCLTEIAGVTVSNYEEQFVALLVQTMEQLEAMLPLTTNIREAYAAGRDQEQVFIQNLALFLCTYLKEHGQLIERRGLTNTLMNALRYLVLISEVEEVEIFKICLEFWNALTADLYKIAPCAHSAGLYGLGKTGGRKALYADVLSGVRYIMISRMAKPEEVLVVENENGEVVREFMKDTDSINLYKNMRETLVYLTHLDYTDTERIMTEKLQNQVNGTEWSWKNLNTLCWAIGSISGAMLEEDEKRFLVIVIKELLGLCEQKKGKDNKAIIASNIMYVVGQYPRFLRAHWKFLKTVVNKLFEFMHETHDGVQDMACDTFIKIALKCRRHFVTTQVCEACPFIEEILSTISSIICDLQTLQVHTFYEAVGYMISAQVDQVAQEQLIEKYMLLPNQVWDDIISQASHNVDILKDPEAVKQLVSILKTNGRACRALGHPYVVQLGRIYLDMLNVYKVMSENISQAIALNGVVVTKQPLIKNMRIIKKETLKLIASWVSRSTDNSMVLENFIPPLLDAVLLDYQRTSVPDAREPEVLSCMAAIVYKLGGHITSEVPKIFDAVFECTLEMINKDFEEYPEHRTEFFLLLQAVNTHCFKAFLSIPPAQFKLVLDSIIWAFKHTMRNVADTGLQILYRLLQNVEQHPQAAQSFYQTYLCDILEHVFSVVTDTSHGAGLTMHATILAYIFSLVETGRVSVPLGRTADNVLYIQEYVANLLKTAFPHLTDNQVKITVQGLFNLDQDIPAFKDHLRDFLVQIREYTGEDDSDLYLEERLFALRQAQEEKRRVQLSVPGIINPHELPEEMQD; from the exons ATGGCAACTTTAGAACAGCAAGCTTCTAAACTTCTCGATTTCAACCAAAAATTGGATATAACTCTACTGGATAATATCGTTGGATGCCTTTATTCTACCGTAGGCGACCAACAGCGTGTTGCACAAGACATTTTAACAGCCTTAAAAGAACACCCAGATGCATGGACTCGTGTAGACACAATTCTAGAGTATTCCCAGAATCAGGAAACTAAATATTATGCTTTACAAATATTGGAACAAGTCATACAGACAAGGTGGAAAGTATTACCAAGAAATCAATGTGAAGGTATAAAGAAGTACATTGTTggccttattataaaaaattcatCAGATCCCGTCACCATGGAGAGTAATAAggtttacttaaaaaaacttaatatgattttaatacaaGTTTTGAAGAGAGAATGGCCTCATAATTGGGAGACTTTTATAAGTGACATTGTTGGGGCatctaaaacaaatgaaagccTTTGCCAAAACAACATGGTCATTTTGAAACTTCTCAGCGAGGAAGTGTTTGTCTTCAGTACAGGGCAACTTACACAGACAAAAGCCAAACATCTTAAGGATACTATGTGTTCTGAATTCAGTCAAATTTTCACTCTTTGTCAATTTGTCCTTGAAAATTCACAAAATGCACCTCTTGTGGATGCTACCCTGCACACATTATTAAGATTCTTAAATTGGATTCCCTTGGGGtacatatttgaaatgaaattgatAAGCACCCTTATATTTAAGTTTCTGAATGTACCTATGTTCCGTAATGTAACATTAAGTTGCTTGACAGAAATTGCTGGTGTGACAGTAAGTAACTATGAAGAACAATTTGTAGCACTTCTTGTACAAACCATGGAGCAATTAGAAGCCATGCTTCCTCTCACGACAAACATACGTGAAGCTTATGCTGCAGGTAGAGATCAAGAACAAGTCTTCATTCAAAACCTTGCACTATTTCTATGTACATACCTGAAAGAACATGGACAGTTAATTGAGAGAAGAGGACTTACAAACACATTGATGAATGCACTTCGATACCTAGTATTAATATCAGAAGTGGAGGAAgtagaaatttttaaaatatgcttaGAGTTTTGGAATGCATTAACTGCTGATTTGTATAAGATTGCTCCCTGTGCACATTCTGCAGGGTTATATGGTTTGGGAAAAACTGGTGGTCGAAAAGCCTTGTATGCCGATGTACTAAGTGGAGTTCGTTACATCATGATATCTCGGATGGCAAAACCTGAGGAAGTTTTAGTAGTTGAAAATGAAAATGGTGAAGTGGTAAGAGAATTTATGAAAGATACTGATTccattaatttgtacaaaaacatGAGGGAAACCTTAGTGTACTTGACACATTTAGATTATACAGACACAGAGAGGATAATGACAGAGAAGCTTCAAAATCAAGTCAATGGCACCGAATGGTCTTGGAAAAACCTCAACACACTTTGTTGGGCAATTGGCTCTATATCAGGAGCTATGCTGGAAGAGGATGAAAAGCGATTCTTGGTAATTGTTATCAAAGAACTTTTAGGTCTGTGTGAGCAAAAAAAAGGAAAAGATAACAAGGCTATTATAGCCAGTAACATAATGTATGTTGTTGGGCAATATCCCCGTTTTCTAAGAGCGCACTGGAAGTTTTTGAAAACAgttgtaaataaactttttgaatTCATGCATGAAACTCACGATGGTGTTCAAGACATGGCCTgcgatacttttattaaaattgctttaaaatgtCGACGCCATTTCGTCACTACACAAGTTTGTGAAGCTTGTCCATTCATTGAAGAAATTTTAAGTACAATAAGTTCTATCATCTGTGACTTGCAAACCTTACAAGTTCATACATTTTATGAGGCTGTTGGATATATGATTAGTGCACAAGTTGATCAAGTTGCACAGGAACAATTGATTGAAAAGTATATGTTACTTCCTAATCAGGTCTGGGATGATATAATTTCCCAAGCTTCTCACAATGTTGATATACTTAAAGACCCAGAAGCAGTTAAACAGCTTGTAAGTATACTTAAAACCAATGGCCGAGCCTGTCGAGCATTAGGTCATCCATATGTTGTGCAACTGGGCAGAATTTACTTGGACatgttaaatgtttacaaagttatgtcagaAAATATCAGTCAGGCTATAGCATTAAATGGTGTGGTGGTGACTAAACAACCGCTAATCAAAAACATGAGGATCATCAAAAAAGAGACACTAAAATTAATAGCTAGTTGGGTTTCTCGCTCAACAGACAACAGTATGGTGTTGGAAAATTTTATTCCTCCATTACTGGATGCTGTTCTCTTAGATTATCAAAGGACATCAGTTCCAGATGCAAGAGAACCAGAAGTCCTATCATGTATGGCAGCCATAGTCTATAAACTTGGTGGACATATTACTTCTGAAGTACCCAAGATATTTGATGCTGTCTTTGAGTGTACTTTGGAAATGATTAACAAAGATTTTGAGGAATATCCAGAGCATAGGACTGAGTTCTTCCTTTTACTGCAGGCAGTCAATACACATTGTTTTAAAGCATTCCTAAGTATACCTCCAGCTCAATTTAAATTGGTGCTGGATTCCATAATTTGGGCATTTAAACACACAATGCGAAATGTTGCGGATACAGGACTACAGATACTATATAGATTGCTACAGAATGTGGAGCAGCATCCACAAGCAGCACAAAGTTTCTATCAGACATACCTATGTGACATATTGGAGCATGTATTTAGTGTTGTGACAGACACCTCTCATGGTGCAGGTCTTACGATGCATGCTACAATTTTAGCATATATTTTCTCGTTGGTGGAAACTGGCCGGGTTTCTGTTCCACTGGGACGAACTGCAGACAATGTCCTTTACATccaa gaATATGTGGCAAATCTTCTAAAAACAGCATTCCCACATTTGACAGATAATCAAGTGAAGATTACTGTTCAAGGGTTATTCAATTTGGACCAAGACATACCTGCTTTCAAAGATCATCTCCGAGATTTCTTAGTCCAAATAAGA GAATACACAGGTGAAGATGACAGCGACTTGTATTTAGAAGAGCGATTGTTTGCACTTCGTCAAGCGCAGGAAGAGAAGCGGAGGGTACAATTATCAGTGCCGGGCATCATTAACCCTCATGAATTGCCTGAAGAGATgcaagattaa
- the LOC125066447 gene encoding cleft lip and palate transmembrane protein 1 homolog, with product MASVSEESTSKESSDKLVPSNNTGQIEATADDNVDINAQIDEQRRQMQPTKLESFFAITKSLIIRALVVYFITSMFRQPSAPKTDANSPAGVARTSAVNMFANGTVLDVYSYLSEKEFLDNLEDSKLIWKLSGLVYGDWYGGPNKDGTYTFSTEFVPSEELKNNGSIYLHVYIVQSGKSPDPKDSNNYAGPYITYGKKMVNKYKKLKYMKTHNLLTGQTEKSEEEIIKAETLKEEIVSHWHPNLTINIVTDQTSWMQGSVPPPLDEFIYFLPDGKQYKPAVFVNDYWNMMRDYMPLNNTVTNLQLQLTFQPLSLFKWQLYTTQAMRDKLSMFSALGAEEQDEEQDTIKELLLDTSPYLLGLTITVSILHSIFELLAFKNDIQFWNNRQSLEGLSVRSVFFNVFQSTVVLLYVLDNETNVMVRISCFIGLLIEIWKINKVMDVKINREDRILGIPKLTFTDKGSYVHSSTREYDTLAFRYLSWACFPLLIGYGIYSLLYQEHKGWYSFVLNMMYGYLLTFGFIMMTPQLFINYKLKSVAHLPWRMMTYKFLNTFIDDIFAFVIKMPTMYRIGCFRDDIVFFIFLYQRWIYKVDHKRVNEFGFSGEMEQQKQSENGNLAITEGEQPTDKKND from the exons atggccAGTGTTAGTGAAGAAAGTACATCCAAAGAAAGTTCTGATAAGTTAGTGCCTAGTAATAATACGGGGCAAATAGAAGCAACAGCGGATGATAATGTTGAT atcAATGCACAAATCGACGAGCAACGTCGTCAGATGCAGCCAACTAAATTGGAATCATTTTTTGCAATAACTAAATCATTGATAATAAGGGCtttagttgtttattttataacgtcaaTGTTTCGTCAACCATCGGCGCCCAAAACTGATGCTAATAGTCCAGCCGGAGTTGCTCGTACTTCAGCCGTAAATATGTTTGCAAATGGTACAGTATTAGATGTGTATTCTTATTTATCAGAAAAAGAGTTCTTGGATAACCTCGAAGATAGTAAATTAATCTGGAAACTTTCTGGACTGGTTTATGGAGATTGGTATGGAGGACCAAATAAGGATGGCACTTATACATTTTCAACAGAATTTGTGCCTTCAgaggaattaaaaaataatggttcAATATATCTACATGTATACATAGTCCAATCAGGAAAGTCCCCAGATCCAAAAGATAGTAATAACTATGCTGGACCTTACATTACATATGGCAAGAAAAtggttaataaatacaaaaagttgaaatatatgaaaactcACAACTTGTTAACCGGTCAAACTGAAAAATCAGAggaagaaataataaaagcagAAACATTAAAAGAAGAAATTGTATCGCATTGGCATCCAAATTTAACAATCAACATAGTCACTGATCAGACTAGTTGGATGCAGGGTAGTGTACCTCCACCTCTAGATGAGTTCATCTATTtcttacctgatggtaagcagtACAAGCCAGCTGTATTTGTTAATGATTATTGGAATATGATGAGAGATTATATGCCATTAAATAACACAGTCACTAATCTTCAATTACAATTGACATTTCAACCATTAAGCCTTTTCAAATGGCAACTCTATACGACTCAGGCCATGCGGGATAAGTTAAGTATGTTCTCAGCATTAGGAGCAGAAGAACAAGACGAGGAACAGGATACTATAAAAGAATTGCTGTTGGACACATCACCCTACCTGCTGGGTTTGACAATAACAGTTTCAATTTTGCATTCAATTTTTGAGCTGTTagcttttaaaaatgatattcagTTCTGGAACAATAGGCAGTCACTTGAAGGACTCTCTGTGAGATCTGTATTCTTCAATGTTTTTCAGTCCACTGTTGTGCTTCTTTATGTATTAGATAATGAAACAAATGTTATGGTGAGAATATCATGTTTCATAGGCTTATTGATTGAAATTTGGAAAATTAACAAAGTaatggatgttaaaataaatagagaagACAGAATACTTGGAATACCAAAGCTGACATTTACTGATAAGGGATCCTACGTGCATTCCAGTACTAGAGAGTATGACACCTTAGCATTCCGGTACCTCAGCTGGGCTTGTTTCCCACTTCTGATAGGTTATGGAATTTACTCATTGCTTTACCAGGAACACAAAGGATGGTACTCATTTGTTCTTAATATGATGTATGGATATCTATTGACTTTTGGATTCATAATGATGACAccgcaattatttattaattacaaattaaagtcAGTTGCTCACTTACCGTGGCGCATGATGACATACAAattcttaaatacatttattgatgACATCTTtgcatttgttattaaaatgccCACCATGTATCGCATTGGATGTTTCAGAGAtg atATTGTCTTCTTTATATTCTTATACCAGCGTTGGATATATAAAGTTGATCACAAGAGAGTTAACGAATTTGGGTTCTCTGGGGAGATGGAACAGCAAAAACAATCTGAAAATGGAAATCTTGCAATCACCGAAGGAGAACAACCTACTGATaagaaaaatgattaa